The Aedes albopictus strain Foshan chromosome 2, AalbF5, whole genome shotgun sequence region CGCTGCCGGAACCGTTGTCGCCGACTGGCGTGCACCAGTCGCTGGGTTTTACCACGAGGAGCGTCTTGCCCCGCGATCCCGCCTTTGTTGGGGCTCGCCGCCGTCTGGTGCTGTTGCTGAATCGGTGCACGGACCGACCGCGCTGCTTTTCCTCgtgatgacggaaagtttctTGCCACGCCTGACTTCGAGCCTTTCTCGTGCCCTCGAAGGGATGGACGGTGGAGACTCGCGTGGATGCCAACGGTCCTCCAGTCGTCGCACGAGGTTGGAATGCTTCTTCGTCCCGGTGGCCCCGGGCTCTTCCGGTCTTCCTTCCCTGGCACGGCTGTGATTGCCAGTTCCTCTGCGCCGAGCCAATGATCGGCTGAATGGCGTGCTGGATGCTGTCGCTTCGCTTGCGGGCTCCTCGGACCTGGCAGGCACTCCGGTTCCAGTGGTCAGTGATACGCAAAACAAAAGGCATAAAAGAAAAAGCGCCCTGAAGGCTCAAATTAGTGTCACGCCCACAAATTCCGAGCTACTGTAACTCACCCTGGTTTGGGAACGCTCTTTCTCGGTGTGATCCCCAAATTACGCCCCACCTCTGGGCGGACACTGTCGTTCAGTTGTCTGAGGAACGAAACGTGTCAAATCTCGATGTGAATATTGATTTTCGGCACTATTTACCTTAATTCGTTTTTTGGTTCCACATGGATTTTGGTTTTCTTTGGCCAGCTCCAGCCTCTACGTCCGTGCTGCCCCGTTTCCTTATTTCTGGATTTATTGATCCTCCAGTCAGCCACGTTCCGTGTGGCCTCGGAGCATATGCCGGCGCTCCTTCTCGGAAGAGATTGCCTTTGGCGGACGGGATCCGATTTCACGAGCCTAGCTCTTGAACGGCCGCGCAACCGACGATTCGCTGTCCACTCCGATCACTCGTGGCCGATTCCTCAATCGCGAGACCTGGCCTGGCCTGAAGACGCGACAGCACCCGCGAACGATTGAACTTTTTCTGCCGATGGTTCACTTTTTGTTCGACCTCCAGAGCGGAAAACGGTGCGCTGCTTAAGTTGGTTCTACTGGTCGTGACAAACGTCACTCGTTTCAGCAAAGGGCGTGTGTACAAATATGCGGTGGGGTGTGAATGGTGCTGAAGCTTAAGGTGCAACTCAACATAATACAAGCGAACGTTACATtacattcccaccgttcaacaatccCACGAAGTGCTCTCTGcatctggcagccaccattgttttatctgtcagcaagtttccatacggtcgttgcacatgacggaagaaggcgctgtttttttttttcgcccgccattgacagtttcgtaaatcctccgcatatcattctgctccataTTTTCTTGcgtctgagcaatcacattttcctcgtggtCTTTTTACTTTCTGCGGTGGGTTCGTTTATCGGCTGCCGGGTCCCAGACACCagtatccggcttctggcaacattcttctcgtccgttccTCTCTGACACTCCTCGTCAAACCACCCGCACCTAAGTCGTATTTGAGCATTGCCTATCGTCTCCCGTCCCTGTCGCACTCATCGCTCCgaggatagactcccacagagtgttgatattagcgctaagggtatgcggtatgggattttttcaaggcgaaacgaaacgaaacgaaatataaaatttctgatactatgcggtacgaaacgaaacgaaattctaaaatgtttcgtgagatcgatacgaaatccgaattcactcggtatttttcgaaatgaaacgaattttttgaaaaagttccgcggaattttgcagttaggtaggggtagtaggggcaatatgaccatacggggcaatatgagccacccTGAATTTGGCCTTATTATCAAGTTTTGTTCTGTTCAAAGCCCTAGGATCTTTTATAGGATGCTTCAATCATGTCTCACTGCAAAAACCgtacctaaaatcgattctgAAATGCAAATATTATGGAAATTGCAAATTTTTGCTTCGAACGCCAAAATGTTATAAGATTTAAAACTCCAAAATAAGCTTTAAACAGATAACTCCCTACTGCCAGGTAAATATTCCATTACAGTTGATACTCCTACTATTACTGAGCAGTTTGTGAACACGTCTGCATTTTTTCGAAACTGAAATTACAATAAAACAAGAATTTTCCGAAACTAGTCTCTACGGGGCAATATGGCCATACCTGCTCGAACCAATATGATCGGTTTTATTTtgtaacctaacctcaaaattttGCTGTCAAAACATGAACATTATCTGCAGAACCATGGTTCAATACTGGTGTGAGGTTACAAGCGACGACCGGAACGAAAAAATGGTAAAAGGGAGTATAGAAAATTGACCAAAAATGCTACGTAATTTGTAAGTGCTCCCTTGCTGTGCCTCCCTTCGCCCTTCGCCCGTTCATCTTCAGAGGGTGAGAGATGGAACCAATGCCATCGTTGCCATTCTTGAGTTCATGGCTGTGATGGAAACATGTGCCTATGTTGAATTGCGTTTAATAGTAAAATGCGAAAAAAcgacttgttttttttattattttgaaacgaAAACAATCGAATTTGTATAAAATACACTGAATTGTTGTGAAACAATCATATTTATCTATTTCTCATTCCTTACGAAACATTGTCCAAAAAACAAAATAGGTTTAAATGATggctcatattgccccgcctGGTTCATATTGCCCCGTATAGCTGGCAAACACATGAAAATAGATGGTTTTCAAAAGTATTTCCCAACAAttaacaaaaagtttttttttcataatttatcgACGCAATATGAAGGGAAACACTCCTAAGAATGGTTTAATTacattaaaataattatttattgagTTTTTCTGTGCATTTCAGAACGATTTCCTTAGGTGGCCCATATTGCCCCGATCACCCCTACATCAATTTTGTGCGAATTTAAACTGCGTGTTTGAGGTGGCGTGAATTGCATTTCCATAAAGACTTTCATAAAGACGCTTTATTTTCTACAGTTCCATTTATATATGTTTAAATTTTTCGCGACCTCTgttgaaaatttgaatatttaattACATCAATAATCTAATAAGATTGCTCCAATGACTTAATAAGAATACACCAATAATGCGTTACATCATTGCGACTATGCTATAAAATGCTCTAATGccgattgtttatcagaaacctGAAACATCATCTCACCTATTATCGATGcttcgggtggctttctcagtctttaaggcGAGAACGAATTGTTTTCTGCTCTTCTGACGTTTTGGCCGAAGGATTTTAATCTTTCTCACGGGAAATGATAGACATTATGatccttgagaaaggccaaaacccttcggccgaatCGTTGGGAGAGTAGAAAACAATTtattctcgacttaaagactgagaaagtcaCCCGAAACATAAATCAAACGCCTTTTTACCGAACTTTAGTATAAAAGTTGGCTGCGCATAGAGCGTTGTTAGAGTTTGTCGTGCTCATTtaaccttttgacattttcaattcACTCCTGAAagtatttgaagaaattcgtcaAAAATATCGGTATGAATCCCTACGATCACATACTTGCCActtgaaatacttcaagaattccgctacACTCCTACATCGATGTCTTCATCTgaacatattttagaaatttaacAATTAAGAAAAAAACATGATTGGGGATTCCCATAATATTGTTTTACAGCATTTTCTTAAATTCATCCAAATATCGCCAACTTTGTATTTTAGTAGAGTTCAATGAAAAACAAATAGACGAACAtgaaattttaaggaatttcttataaGCAAAAGAAATAAGAGTTTATCCGTGTATAACGCTTTGTCATATAGATTTGATGTAgaactctttcaagagttccactggaaatttcctggaaaaagggGTTTTCAGACGCTTTTCCATGTACCAAACTTTCTACCAAATTTGTCGTAATCGATTTCGCCGGGATTTTAACTATTTTTTCTAGAGAcaaagggtatcgcgccacttgggcggtggcttctatattcgtctgttttccactataagtcagtcaattttgtaccaattgacttgaaatgttgtacacgggtagatactatacctatctcaccgcattccaaaaattgtgttaattggttcaaatttgactgagttatagcggaaaacagacgaaaatagaagcttCCATTTTCTTGGAACTTTTGCTAGTGTATCTCACACCCTATATAAattgttggcgcgagtttcttcggGATTAGGGAAACACATACTGAAAGCAGCGTATTTCACGGCAGCTTCAATGATATATTAAAAGAAATTcattttaatagttttacaatgtttttaacttaaaattacttacatgatattttttttaatctctaaCGAACTCTTCGACTCAacgcacaacttaacactaaaCCTCCTTACAATTCCAGTACCCATTCCTATTAGATAGAACAGTTGCCAGTTTCCGTCGCAACACAAATCATccttcaagcccgtgcacaagaggTGGGTTTTGAGTGTTAAACCTTCCCCCCTTCagcgatgttccatacactagacaCCCCTCTGCCTTTTTTTGAAATCAGGAAAGCCCCTCCCTTGATGctatttctgtgcacgggcctgtcatCCTATCCTAATATTCTCCCTACTTTGCtaaaaattcctgttggaaatctAAACcgatttttgagttccattttggccccatatcaactgtacaaaatttcagctcgattggagaaactatattttagcgccagccattttaggttttcatacgatttagtatgaggaaaatcaccttttcaaagaaaaatcgccacaggttgccctttaacccctaaaaaatcgatgaatgatttctgttggaaattttacgtggAACCAATCCTCCGAaggccgcaaagcgatctaaggcatgtgaaaaaagttattgactggaaaccgaatggcatgcaaacgctgtttaacatgtaaaaaaataacaataaataataaaatctcgttattttatcggtcggatgaggcctaataactttttttcacgaacgtcgcatcggtttgctgtcttcggaggtctgattcctagtgaagttttctacagaaatcattcatcgacttatttttagggctctagaggtgactcctagcgatttttctttgcaggattaaagtttccccatagtaaatcttatgaaaaactaagaaaggcgagcgctaaaatatagtttttccgatcgatctgaaattttgcactgttgatatgggaccaaagtggaactcaaaaagtatacaggagcttgagtttctccattttttttttgtattttcccatataaaccgtgtaccaggctaagcaaagtgtagaattagcataagttaaaatacacagaaataaaaaaataaaaaataaactattgtgcAAGATCTTGATGGTAGGTCCAAAATAAGAAGTAGGTTCGAAATTTGTTTGTCTTTATAGAACCTGGGAGTGGTTTGTCACTCGCTATTCGAGATGTTTGATAGATGATGTGGacatttacactatttatttgttttcgaaatttatttgacattccgcggaatttcgtttgatTTCGTCAAAATATATTCTTTggagacgaaatttttagaatttggcgaaacgaaacgaaattcaaaatcataaatttcgcctgggTGAATTccatggaattccgcggaatttcgtttcgaggtgcgtttggcgaaatttttcggtataccgcatacccttaattaGCGCTCTTGTTGATCTCACTTACccactcgtccagcttctggccATAGTCAGCTACCGTAGCTACCGTCTGCTGAAagccgctggatgttgaaacgcatcgatcaccggttcctagagtccgacacggttgataaccgagctcgaatcttactagtACGTGGTAGTGAACTGAGTCGATGTGCGGAcccctaaaagttctaacatcaacgaCGTCTGAgaagtgtcggccatctaccagcacatttctatgcaactgacgaaaaactgcaagtgccggggctgggatcgaacccatgtcaATCCACTTATAAagaaaacgtgtagccactacgccacggcaCCGGCGACCTCACAGTTGAGAACGAAATACGTCGAAAAACCGTCATTAAATGGAATTTaactcgatgttttttttttactttttccaaacaGTTGTTTTATTTATAGGTACCGTTTGCATTAATGGTATTCGAAATTGTTGCATTAAAATATATTCGTTATCCAAACAGATTTTTCTTTGTATTTCATGCAATTTCTCCTCAGTTAAACCACTACATTACACTTcagttttttttcatcatttctcaCAAACAATAAACACAGTACTTATTCCAAACCAACAACCACCAAGCAATAGTATCAGAACCTATCCAAAATTGGAACTTTTCTTTCTCCTTGTTTTGAACAGCAAGCAGCCGTGATAGCGCACGCCCAGGCTGCAGCGGCCAACCATCAAAAGCATATTGACGACCTAAATCGAGCCGCCATGATCCAACGGTTACAGGCAGCGAATGCAGCGGCCGCTTCGGCTGCCGCAGCTCGACCCGGAATGCCAATCGGAATGGTCAGTTTAGCCTATATGTTTGTGTGTTTGCGGTGTGTGCGTGTTTGTATGTTTGTGCATGTTCGAGTGGGATTGTAGTTAACTGTGGTTTGAAGTAAATTGCAACTAATCGGGAGTAAAGGAGTTTCCTATCGGAAGTGAATTGTAACTATGTAAAATTTAAGTTTAGTCTAACAAGTAATCAGAATTTATTCGTACCCTTATGCataaaattattttcttttccaGGTACCGATGTCGTTGAACGGTCCCATGCAGCTGGTGAATCCAATGATGCGACAGGGGCTGGCAATAGGTCATCCTGGGGCGGCCTTGATTGGCGGAAATATGCTCCGCCCTGGCCCTCCGCAGATGGGGCTTGGTCCAGGTAGGTACAACCAATATTATCGAAGATAAAGTCTCACTTTCCCGCCTAAAcgtcaacaaaacaaaacaaaaaaaaaaagataatacaTATGCATTGAAACAAGAAAACCCACGCGCGAATGGAGCTCGACCTTAAATCTACAGAAAATCTACACATTCTTTAGATTGTATAAGAccgtttcaaaaattttacatctattttttatttttgcattttttcctcCGAAAGTGTAACGTTACAAAACATATGATATGAAAAGATAATCATATACAAGTAGGATTTGTAATATAGACCAATAAACGCGCCAGACAAGCAAGTTCAATCAGTAGGCACTATTAAAACAATTCACTCAGTTTTCTTTTTTGTTACGTTTGAAAATAAGCACAAACAGCTGTTCGTGCGCTTGTGATAGAGTTTACTCCCGTGTTTGTTTGCTAGCTGACCCAGAAAACGCATTTTCCACAACACGCATTGCCGCTAGATTTCTCACACGAATATCTCTCATACGCAACCTATCATACTCGTTCTTGCACATATTCGAATTTTTCACCATTTAGCATACAAAGTTCAGTATTTCTGCCAAGTATAACCCTCATATACAGATACGCTTGATTTCTCTCTTTCCTAAAGGATAAAATCTCCTTCCGACTCAATGTGTAAACTGCATTATGCCATAGTGATGTTAGGACAGCTGTTTTGTAACAAAAGTGTCGCTCTGATTCTCTGCTTGAACAGTTCACCCTAGCGCGTTTGTTTGTTTTTAGCTTGATTCCTTTCGATGTTTCCGTTTCTACCATAGTTTTACGCTCATATAAGTATAATCCCCGCATAACAAGTAGCATCCCGAGCCTCTATCTGTACCGATTAATATTCATgataaaaaaaacaactgaaaaaatgTATCACTCAAAATAAACCGAATACAGAATGGTGGTTTATAGCTCTGAAGCGAACAAATCTGCTGACTTTTCTTTCCTTTTGTACACATTCGAATGACCCGCATCCAGAAATCCGGCCGTCTGTATCCTGCGCTCACGGGAGCTGATTATCTATCACATTCTATTTCTATATCAATCGAAGGTTCTATCAGACAGTTAGACATGTTTACTCCATTCGCTTTATTCTGGTAGAGATAGTTTCGATTACGTTTCAATGAACTCAACCTGACATTAGTATGGACGTTCGATATTAAAACGACtcaaaaaaaatctatatttCGAGGTCTCCATGCCTACCTATGTATagaccaatattggtcgaacaacagttgtgtaaatcatattgaagaccatacaagctttcttgattctgaactcaatgtgaggtatcCAGGAAAGCATGTAATCGATAATGACGTCAACGTACCTACTTTACCTGTTCTGTCATATCGACCCCCATTGCGATTTCTCCTTTTTGGGAAATGAACAATAGATGTTTACTCAGATTTACTGAAAGGCCATATTAGGCGTTAGGACATAGGCGTTTTTGCtacaagattccacaaaagtggtgacaagacgcCCCCTTGGGAGCACCCACAAACATTTAATTTCCCAATCGCTGCATGACGCAATGTCGAaaaagatatcggtttttgaacatttgatgattccaattggaaatcattggaaataTACCATAACACCATGCAGCTTCCAATATGCAACGTTATCAAACACATCCTCGATATCTATGGTAACACACAAACAAGATTGCAAGCGAATGCTTTATCGATTTCGtaaacaactttatgtaaaagagttaCAGTGTTCTTACCAGATtggttggttcacatgaagaggcacgttagcTAAATGAACATCACTGATTCTAAGCATTTCGGAAGATAAGAAGTTAAACTGATTGGCCTGAAACGCAttgcgacgcacgacccactttcggaataaactttacaataATATCCCGCTAAGATTTGGAATACACCCTGTAGCAaagctgcaaacaagtagtttttttttttttcaaaacatgtttgaaataatcaaattcctTCCCAGACAAAATAGGATATAGCCTGAAAGGAGCAAAGGTATTTAGTGTCCACTCAATTCAATCTAAAGTTGTCATACTCCAATCCGAAGCCagagaatcgtaactacaagaaaaagcatcagattcatccgaagatgtagtaTTTACATATCCAAGGAAGTGTGTACCGAATAAACGTTTCAGCACATCCTCATCAGAGGAACTGATtgcgccatttggcaaacgaagttcgttcactcggaacaCCCTAAATTTcccatttattttgttcaatcgattgactcaaactggaaacattcgaacaaagttttttttttcagccggatcgttcagcagaccaaaGAGCTTTCTGGTAAGCCTTGCGAATCGACCTGAAAGGTTCCGATCCAGCCGAGCGTTATCTgtaccaactctttctacattgtatcCTGAGCGGTTCACAAAATTCCTTTTATGGTCTGAATcggccgcagagggcaagcttcttcaaaagcttccatcatGAATGCCGTtgaagtatcaacggcatcatcttaatcacttggagtgtcaatagaaGATAAATATTCATGAAATTcgtccgcaaccaaatcagtaaaggcTAAAGAGATCCTAGTTGGTTGACCGGGAATTCCTGAAACGTAAAGATTAATGAATAACATTCAGGTGATAAAAAGCAgacgtagcgatggtcagataaagctTCCTCATCTGACACAAGCCAATTGATcatctcgtgactaattctgctagagcaaagctttATGTCTAATACTTCCTCTCTGGCTGATATCATGAAGGCTGGGCGTTAAGTGATCCCAGATCTGTActtcttaagtattccatcaaactggaacctctcaagttaatgtttgAGCTGCAGCACACTCGTTTagcggttaggattttattagaccACCTAATCATTAATTGCCACAAAATTTCAACTTATTGGAAGCAGTGGCTAGACACGgcaagcatatagccgcatcacaccatcaATTAAGGATTCCCTGTTTAGTGGGCTATGTAACTTCTCAGTTCTCACGacacagttgcataatgaatagtTGCGAAAAGCAGTCAATTATTGTATTGAGAAACGTGtcacataaaataaaatgtacataCGTCACATACAAAAATGCATCGGATTTTGAAACCTACATATGAAAAGCGTTCGGCTTAAATATTTATACTCATCGAAATTCCTACGTCATGATGTTACTCTATTACAAATGTAATTGTGAATTTCCAATTTGTCTGATGATTGTCTTCTCTTTGTTTCTTGCCTACTGCCTTCATTCTTTAGGAATTATTTGAGTAAATGTTCCCCATTTTCCACACCTCTATAACCGATGATAAAGATTGTCACCACTTCCATATCCGTAACgcacacactgaaaaaaaaagtaattacTAAACTTGATACAAAACAtcaaaaaacaaatgcaagagaTCATCCCACTTCTACCGCAAACTATGTACACGTGCAACCGAACCAACCGAGAAAAGTATACGTGAAATTCACAATTCGTCACTCCATTTGCCGCCACAACCGCCATGTGAGTGAAGTTTTCCTTTCCCATTGTTAACTTTACATTTGGCTTGAATCGAATTCACTTTCCTAACACCCGTTTTTTGGATCGTTTCTAAGTTTGTGCGCGTGTGTGTTTTTTGATCACTTAGTGTTTTAACTATTTACTTTACACGTatgttatttttttggaaaagaacCTACCGTCAAACATTGTGCCTAGTTTTAAATCGTAGTTGTATTAGTTTGATGGTCAGAATTTCAGTGTTTTAGAAGTTTCACTCAACACGGATACTACACGTACAAGTATACGGGCACTTGAATTGATACATACTGCGATTTGATGGATTCGCGTTAAACTCATTGGAAATTGATAAGAACACGTCGTCGCCGGTTCAGCACAGAAACATGCGACTTTTGTAAGTTAAGTATGTAACCTCTGGCCAAATCGAACCAAAGCCAGATCCTTTCATCACTGTGGCATATTCTCACGTTCGGTGAAATCAAGGTACCGATTTTATGCATTTTCTCGTAGCATTCGTTGCATGTATTGAAAGGGTGTTCGCCGCATTTGTCTCCCGTTCATTGGCGTTTCGTACTTAAGTATATTCCTACTGTAAATGAAGATTATGAAAAGAACTTTATCGCTACAAGACAGAAACACAAAAGAATCGAGCGTGTTGGTTGACTCAGGTTGCTCATATTATAAATCCGAGGTATGATTATTTTTCGTCATCCGTAAGCATTACTCGTTGCAGGCGCTGCAATCGACTTAGAAAATACTATTTGTGATATTTTATGTGATTCATTTTCATGCTTTTTTGttgttatcaagatttcatttgtCGAATTGGATTTTGATGTGTTccttgcttgtttttttttactaatgATGTTGAGTAAGAACTTATGCACGTAAGTTTGAAAAATAACTATCTACAGAAGCATGTAGTATATTGTTGTATAGATTTCCAGTAATTTTAGCATTCATCATTTGTATGATTAAATCTCCAATGTGTTAAATGTTTCAGTACTTATTCACCCTTATGGGTTGGTTCTATTCAACTCTGGCCTGCTCCGGGCTGCTTTTTCTCCCATTCTAAATATTTGGAATTCATATAAAAGCGCCTATGATACATTCCACTGCGATTTTTGTATCATTCAACAACATTTCCAGCACATATTTCAATGTGCTTCTTACTTAGCTGAAATCGttggtactaaacaatcgattggcaCTGGAGTTCCTATAAGTTTTCTGTGCGTACTTTTTTGTGGAACGTTAATTGTGAAGTATTGAAGCTATTCTCAATATTAATCTGTTTAGGATGTTCAATTTGTTCAATAAAATGGTCACTTATCGACCATTGTCGAACTCGCCTACCTCAGGCGTTTAGGTTTCAATTCAAActtgttgaagttttgatgcgtTATTCGTCTTCAAAAGCTCGACATGCAGAAGGCAACTTTCTGTTCTTACTGATGTTCATTTGTatgatgatcaatttcaccccaaagaAACATagacatttttttgatttttggagttatttaacctaAAGTTTAAATTAGTCGAACAACAGTCTGCAGTGTGGTTTTATGGAGATCCGCCCAGTATCGATTTTGCAAAACTTCGTTCGACAGTTTTTGAGGTGCTACTAATATTATCTgcaaaatttattttgaaatgatCAATTTGCCCCAGGAttgcactgcccataactgcataacagtcacattcgacaaaagtaggcattggagaaaatggagtttaaagtttgcaacatgcgctagtatggatacgatacgaaatttcaaaaatttgtcaataatataaaattcatccttttgcaatgaaattttctacagctcttcttgtatgctggacgaatagttaaaaaaataatcagaccaaaatatgattgatattaagctttgacaccagtgtgtatttccagtgtgattgttatgcggttacattaatTAATTTtagctaatgagacaaaacgacttggtatttgtttcacattttgcagaacaaacttataaagttcatttgggtggatgaaagtactgatcaTTGGGAGATgttccccggtattaactcaatattggcaaaaaatgcaaatgttacaattatgcagttatgggcagtgcagtacataaaaattagggtgatcCATATTGTAACAAGGCCATTATTTATAATTCTTAGATGCTCCAAGAGAAGTTCGAATCTATTAATTTcgaacaagtttgctgaagataGTTTTTATGTAGCCTTAAAATTggtcgatctagagatatttttctgaattagcttagggtggtgctagaaaaaccggttttctgaccGTTAGTTTTTTTCAGTTTCATTTTTTCTATAAAGCTGCCCCTATGAAATATTTGGAAACGCGTCGTTTCGTAATACAGAACATTGCTGTATTCCTGCAGAGAATTCCTCCGGGCTCTAagtatttcttctgaattttatgCTACAGCGATTGCTTTGCGAATGTtgggattcttctaaggatttctccggaaattcatccagtgattccaTCGCTAAATCTTTCAGCGATACCAGCGATTTGCTTTCATTGATTGCTTGCCAAATTCCTCCAATGACTATTTCTAGAATTCAGTGATTCAGTGATTCAATCaggactcctgcaggagttctttcagaaatccaggcttttctccggaaattatgtCGAGATTGTTTCCAGGACTTACCATGC contains the following coding sequences:
- the LOC109622709 gene encoding uncharacterized protein LOC109622709 — translated: MPFVLRITDHWNRSACQVRGARKRSDSIQHAIQPIIGSAQRNWQSQPCQGRKTGRARGHRDEEAFQPRATTGGPLASTRVSTVHPFEGTRKARSQAWQETFRHHEEKQRGRSVHRFSNSTRRRRAPTKAGSRGKTLLVVKPSDWCTPVGDNGSGSEDPCEYVLSMRMQ